A genomic stretch from Actinomycetota bacterium includes:
- a CDS encoding MBL fold metallo-hydrolase, whose translation MTLSVHRIADTGLGNSAWLVDLGDGSALAVDPSRDPGEPLELAEKLGLRIRWVVETHLHADFVSGAGELVAAVPGVTRLAPADAALEPPHEPVADSEERDLGGLTLQVLSTPGHTPEHVSYVLLDDRRPQALFSGGTLIVDGVARPDLISPERTEPLARAAWRSITGTMLQLPDEVPVYPTHGGGSFCSAGSGDQPSTTIGEQRRSNRLLQVGDEDGFVDELLGGLSSFPPYFLRLRDVNRRGPRLYGTDTPRLDPLAPSVVAERITDGAQLIDVRPVDRYADAHVAGSLSIELRDSFATWLGWLIDDPDTPLLFVVDDDQDTDDLVRQCLKIGYEHLVGHLAGGIPGWRAAGHDTVATPLTDTPRTDATVLDVRQRSEWEAGHIADATHVELGNIASAAGDLPDGPLVTHCMHGQRSMTAASLLERAGRDDVAVFSGGPDEWRQAIRRGA comes from the coding sequence GTGACACTCTCCGTGCACCGGATCGCCGACACCGGCCTGGGCAACAGCGCCTGGCTGGTCGACCTCGGCGACGGCTCCGCCCTGGCCGTCGACCCCTCGCGTGACCCCGGCGAGCCGCTGGAGCTCGCCGAGAAGCTCGGCCTCCGGATCCGCTGGGTCGTCGAGACCCACCTGCACGCCGACTTCGTGTCCGGTGCGGGGGAGCTCGTCGCCGCCGTGCCGGGCGTGACCCGGCTCGCGCCCGCCGACGCCGCCTTGGAACCACCGCATGAACCGGTCGCCGACAGCGAGGAGCGTGATCTCGGCGGACTCACGCTGCAGGTGCTGTCGACGCCGGGCCACACCCCGGAACACGTCTCCTACGTGCTTCTCGACGACCGTCGGCCGCAGGCGCTGTTCTCCGGCGGCACGTTGATCGTCGACGGCGTGGCACGCCCCGACCTGATCTCGCCCGAGCGCACCGAGCCGCTGGCGCGGGCGGCGTGGCGGTCCATCACCGGGACGATGCTGCAACTCCCCGATGAGGTCCCCGTGTATCCCACCCACGGTGGTGGCTCGTTCTGCTCCGCCGGGTCCGGGGATCAGCCATCGACCACGATCGGTGAACAGCGACGGTCGAACCGGCTCCTGCAGGTCGGTGACGAGGACGGGTTCGTCGATGAGCTGCTTGGTGGGCTCAGCAGCTTCCCCCCGTACTTCCTCCGTCTGCGGGATGTCAACCGTCGCGGCCCACGGCTGTACGGGACCGACACGCCCAGGCTCGACCCACTCGCGCCCTCTGTAGTCGCCGAGAGGATCACCGACGGGGCGCAGCTCATCGACGTCCGACCGGTCGACCGCTACGCAGACGCGCACGTGGCGGGCTCGCTGTCCATCGAACTGCGTGACAGCTTCGCGACGTGGCTCGGATGGCTGATCGACGACCCCGACACCCCGCTGCTGTTCGTGGTGGACGACGATCAGGACACCGACGACCTCGTGCGCCAGTGCCTCAAGATCGGCTACGAGCACCTGGTCGGCCACCTCGCCGGAGGCATCCCCGGATGGCGCGCGGCGGGCCACGACACGGTCGCGACCCCACTCACCGACACCCCGCGGACGGACGCGACCGTCCTCGACGTCCGGCAGCGATCCGAGTGGGAAGCCGGCCACATCGCCGACGCGACCCACGTCGAGCTCGGGAACATCGCTTCGGCGGCGGGTGACCTGCCGGACGGACCACTGGTCACCCACTGCATGCACGGACAGCGATCGATGACCGCAGCCAGCCTCCTGGAGCGAGCTGGGCGGGATGACGTCGCGGTGTTCTCCGGCGGCCCCGACGAGTGGCGGCAGGCCATCCGGAGAGGCGCGTGA
- a CDS encoding SHOCT domain-containing protein encodes MPDAMMPGPMMMVVMFVLMALVLAALIAGVVWLVRTVSDSRRPGTSSALEALELRYARGEIDRDEYHQRRDDLERRS; translated from the coding sequence ATGCCAGACGCGATGATGCCAGGGCCCATGATGATGGTCGTCATGTTCGTTCTCATGGCGCTCGTACTGGCGGCGCTGATCGCCGGCGTCGTGTGGCTCGTCAGAACTGTCAGCGACAGTCGGCGCCCAGGTACGTCGAGCGCACTCGAAGCTCTCGAGCTGCGTTACGCGCGGGGAGAGATCGACCGCGACGAGTACCACCAGCGCCGCGACGACCTTGAGCGACGTAGCTGA
- a CDS encoding MFS transporter has protein sequence MVGLERTVLPVVGAEEFGLEPNVVLFSFIAAFGITKAAANYLAGVAADRTTRKAVLIAGWIVGLPVPFLLAYAPAWWMIVAANVLLGLNQGLAWSMAVNMKIDLAGPRQRGLAMGLNEAAGYTAVGVTALLTGYIASSAGLRPEPFLIGIAYAVIGLALSVLLVRDTSDHARLEARLHHDAEGHEPEHRSAGWVIAQTSWRNRTLFGASQAGLVNNLNDGLSWGVLPVLFAAAGLGLADIGLLKAIYPIIWGLGQILTGPLADRIGRRPLVVAGMLTQSVGLAVIGFGLARPFASGVAGTVLLGVGTAMAYPALLAAVGDAAHPSWRATSVGVYRSWRDIGYAVGAVLAGVVASLVSLAAAVQAAAALTLLSGTVAWRTMSETAPARQVGGDAHG, from the coding sequence ATGGTCGGTCTCGAACGCACGGTTTTGCCCGTCGTCGGCGCGGAGGAGTTCGGCCTGGAACCGAACGTGGTGCTGTTCTCGTTCATCGCCGCGTTCGGGATCACCAAGGCGGCCGCCAACTACCTCGCCGGCGTGGCCGCCGACCGCACCACCCGCAAGGCCGTGCTGATCGCCGGCTGGATCGTCGGCCTGCCAGTGCCCTTCCTGCTCGCCTACGCGCCGGCCTGGTGGATGATCGTGGCCGCCAACGTCCTCCTCGGACTGAACCAGGGCCTGGCCTGGTCGATGGCCGTGAACATGAAGATCGACCTCGCCGGCCCACGCCAGCGGGGCCTGGCGATGGGCCTCAACGAAGCCGCCGGCTACACCGCGGTCGGCGTCACGGCGCTGCTGACCGGCTACATCGCCTCCAGCGCCGGGCTGCGCCCGGAGCCGTTCCTCATCGGGATCGCCTACGCCGTGATCGGGTTGGCGCTGTCCGTGCTGCTCGTGCGCGACACCAGCGACCACGCGCGCCTCGAGGCACGGCTACACCACGACGCCGAGGGTCACGAGCCGGAGCACCGCTCCGCCGGCTGGGTAATCGCGCAGACGTCGTGGCGGAACCGCACCCTGTTCGGCGCATCCCAGGCCGGGCTCGTCAACAACCTCAACGACGGACTGTCCTGGGGCGTCCTGCCGGTGCTGTTCGCCGCGGCTGGGCTCGGCCTGGCGGACATCGGGCTGCTCAAGGCGATCTACCCCATCATCTGGGGACTCGGGCAGATTCTCACCGGGCCACTAGCCGACCGGATCGGCCGCCGCCCGCTCGTCGTCGCCGGGATGCTCACCCAGTCCGTCGGTCTGGCGGTGATCGGGTTCGGCCTTGCGCGTCCCTTCGCATCGGGAGTCGCGGGCACCGTCCTGCTCGGCGTCGGCACGGCCATGGCCTACCCGGCCCTACTGGCCGCCGTCGGGGACGCCGCCCACCCGTCGTGGCGCGCGACCTCGGTCGGCGTGTACCGGTCCTGGCGCGACATCGGCTACGCCGTCGGGGCGGTCCTTGCCGGCGTCGTCGCCAGCCTGGTCTCGCTGGCCGCGGCCGTGCAGGCAGCGGCCGCGTTGACACTTCTCTCTGGAACCGTCGCCTGGCGCACCATGAGCGAGACCGCCCCCGCCAGGCAGGTTGGAGGAGATGCCCATGGATGA